The following are from one region of the Rhizobium sullae genome:
- a CDS encoding J domain-containing protein: MRLDSKYFDRIRTRRKREQETEQAPPVCQWDGCDKKGVHRAPVGRNAEGQFFLFCFEHVKEYNKGYNYFSGLSDGEIARYQKEAVTGHRPTWTVGVNKAAKDSPLHSDIRSGAYSRVRDPFGFVSGAKGSGPRFPEPRKLKSLEAKAFDTMGLQASATSAEIKTRYKELVKKHHPDANGGDRGSEERFRAVIQAYQLLKQNGFC, translated from the coding sequence ATGAGACTCGATTCCAAATATTTCGACCGCATTCGTACCCGCCGCAAGCGCGAGCAGGAAACCGAGCAGGCTCCTCCAGTCTGCCAGTGGGACGGCTGCGACAAAAAAGGCGTGCATCGCGCTCCCGTCGGACGCAATGCCGAAGGTCAGTTCTTTCTTTTCTGCTTCGAGCACGTCAAAGAATACAACAAGGGCTACAATTATTTTTCCGGCCTTTCGGACGGCGAAATCGCGCGCTATCAGAAGGAAGCGGTTACCGGCCACCGCCCGACCTGGACCGTCGGCGTCAACAAGGCGGCGAAGGACAGCCCGCTGCATTCCGATATCCGTTCCGGCGCCTATAGCCGCGTGCGCGATCCCTTCGGTTTCGTCAGCGGCGCCAAGGGCAGCGGTCCGCGCTTTCCGGAACCACGCAAGCTGAAGAGTCTGGAGGCTAAGGCCTTCGATACGATGGGGCTGCAGGCAAGTGCCACCTCTGCCGAGATCAAGACCCGCTACAAGGAACTGGTCAAGAAGCATCATCCCGATGCCAACGGCGGCGACCGCGGTTCCGAAGAGCGCTTCCGCGCCGTCATCCAGGCCTATCAATTGTTGAAGCAGAACGGTTTTTGTTAA
- a CDS encoding BolA family protein: MVTLLTRIEEKLTEAFAPERLSVINESHLHAGHQPGFTGTGETHIRVRIVSAKFAGMTRLARHRAVTELLKPELDAGLHALAVELAAPGEATSW, from the coding sequence ATCGTGACCCTTCTGACCCGCATCGAAGAAAAACTGACCGAAGCTTTTGCGCCTGAGCGCCTGAGCGTCATCAACGAAAGCCACCTGCATGCCGGCCATCAACCAGGTTTCACTGGTACCGGTGAAACGCACATTCGCGTGCGCATCGTCTCGGCCAAGTTTGCAGGAATGACGAGGCTCGCCCGCCACCGCGCCGTCACCGAACTGCTGAAGCCGGAACTCGATGCCGGGCTGCATGCGCTCGCGGTAGAGCTCGCCGCACCCGGCGAAGCAACTAGCTGGTAG
- a CDS encoding HlyC/CorC family transporter, producing MTLEGTLAFLSVYWPEIVSIVALVLLSAFFSGSETALTAASRSRMHTLEVNGDKRAGLVRQLIERRDRLIGALLIGNNLANILSSSLATSIFLGLFGRPGVGLATLAMTVILVIFAEVLPKSWAISSPDRFSLGVALPVKLFVAVVGPVSSFVNALVRWILAFFGINFSRETSMLTAHEELRGAVDFLHREGAVVKADRDRFGGILDLSQLELSDIMVHRTAMRAINADDAPEAVVRTILESPYTRMPLWRGSIDNIIGVVHAKDLLRALAEPNVEAENLDIVKISQKPWFVPDSTNLEDQLNAFLRRKQHFAVVVDEYGEVQGIVTLEDILEEIVGDISDEHDIDMQGVRQESDGSIIVDGSVPIRDLNRALDWQLPDDEATTIAGLVIHESMTIPEERQAFTFYGKRFIVMKREKNRITRLRIRPAAENEIKSL from the coding sequence ATGACGCTTGAAGGCACGCTGGCATTTCTTTCGGTTTACTGGCCGGAAATTGTTTCCATCGTGGCCCTCGTGCTCCTGTCCGCTTTCTTCTCCGGCTCGGAAACGGCACTGACGGCGGCTTCGCGCAGCCGCATGCATACGCTGGAGGTCAATGGCGACAAACGGGCCGGCCTCGTGCGCCAGCTGATCGAGCGACGCGACCGGTTGATCGGCGCGCTGCTGATCGGCAACAATCTCGCAAACATTCTGTCTTCGTCTCTGGCGACCAGCATATTCCTCGGTCTCTTTGGGCGTCCGGGTGTAGGGCTCGCAACCCTTGCGATGACGGTAATCCTCGTCATCTTCGCGGAAGTACTGCCGAAGAGCTGGGCGATTTCGTCGCCGGACCGTTTTTCGCTGGGCGTCGCCCTGCCGGTAAAGCTCTTCGTTGCGGTCGTGGGCCCGGTCTCGTCTTTCGTCAATGCGCTTGTCCGCTGGATTCTGGCGTTCTTCGGCATTAACTTTTCACGCGAAACGTCGATGCTAACAGCCCATGAGGAACTGCGTGGCGCCGTCGATTTCCTGCATCGCGAGGGTGCAGTGGTGAAGGCTGACCGGGACCGCTTTGGCGGGATACTTGATCTCAGCCAGCTCGAACTCTCCGACATCATGGTCCACCGTACGGCGATGCGGGCGATCAATGCCGACGATGCGCCGGAAGCAGTGGTTCGCACGATCCTAGAGAGTCCTTATACGCGCATGCCGCTCTGGCGCGGTTCGATCGACAACATCATCGGCGTTGTCCATGCAAAAGACCTGCTGCGCGCCCTCGCCGAGCCGAATGTGGAGGCGGAAAATCTCGACATCGTCAAGATCTCGCAGAAGCCATGGTTCGTGCCGGACAGCACCAATCTCGAAGACCAGCTCAATGCCTTCCTGCGCCGCAAGCAGCATTTCGCCGTGGTTGTCGACGAGTACGGCGAAGTGCAGGGCATCGTGACGCTCGAGGACATCCTCGAGGAAATCGTCGGCGATATTTCCGATGAGCACGATATCGACATGCAGGGCGTTCGCCAGGAATCGGACGGCTCGATCATTGTCGACGGGAGCGTGCCGATCCGGGACCTGAACCGCGCGCTCGATTGGCAGTTGCCCGACGATGAGGCGACGACGATCGCCGGCCTCGTCATCCATGAATCGATGACGATCCCGGAAGAGCGGCAGGCCTTCACTTTTTACGGCAAGCGTTTCATCGTCATGAAACGCGAGAAGAACCGCATCACCAGACTGCGCATCCGGCCCGCCGCGGAGAACGAGATCAAGTCGCTCTAA
- the aroB gene encoding 3-dehydroquinate synthase yields the protein MNAITSSSERKVHVPLGERAYDILIGPRLIERAGAEIASRLKGRKAAIVTDEHVAPLYLEALVRSLECSGIVSAQLVLPAGEKTKSFEHLMTVCDKVLEARVERNDFVIALGGGVIGDLAGFAAGIVRRGVRFVQVPTSLLSQVDSSVGGKTGINSRHGKNLVGVFHQPDLVLADTDVLNSLSEREFRAGYAEVAKYGLIDKPDFFAWLETNWNAVFAGGSARIDAIATSCQAKSDVVVADERENGPRALLNLGHTFGHALEAATAYDSTRLVHGEGVSIGMVLAHEFSARMNLASPDDARRVEKHLKEVGLPTRMSDIPGSLPPAEKLLDAMAQDKKVKNGKFTFILTHGIGQSFIADDVPASEVLSFLKEKQPK from the coding sequence ATGAATGCGATCACCTCTTCGTCCGAACGAAAGGTTCATGTACCGCTCGGCGAGCGTGCCTACGACATACTGATCGGGCCGCGGCTGATAGAACGCGCCGGAGCGGAAATCGCATCGAGGCTGAAAGGCCGCAAAGCTGCGATCGTCACGGATGAGCACGTCGCGCCGCTCTATCTCGAAGCTCTGGTTAGAAGTCTCGAATGCTCGGGCATCGTATCCGCGCAGCTTGTGCTGCCCGCCGGCGAGAAGACGAAAAGCTTCGAGCATCTGATGACCGTCTGCGATAAGGTGCTGGAGGCGCGCGTCGAGCGGAACGACTTTGTGATTGCGCTTGGCGGCGGCGTCATCGGCGATCTCGCTGGCTTTGCCGCTGGCATCGTGCGTCGCGGTGTGCGCTTCGTGCAGGTGCCGACATCCTTGCTTTCGCAGGTAGATTCCTCCGTCGGCGGCAAGACGGGCATCAACAGCCGACACGGCAAGAACCTTGTCGGCGTCTTCCACCAGCCGGATCTGGTTCTTGCCGATACGGATGTCTTAAACTCGCTCAGCGAGCGCGAATTCCGCGCCGGCTACGCCGAAGTCGCGAAATACGGTCTCATCGACAAACCGGATTTTTTCGCTTGGCTTGAAACAAACTGGAACGCCGTCTTTGCCGGCGGCTCTGCGCGTATCGACGCGATTGCCACAAGCTGTCAGGCGAAATCAGATGTCGTGGTCGCCGACGAGCGCGAGAACGGTCCGCGCGCGCTTCTCAATCTCGGCCATACTTTTGGGCACGCTCTGGAGGCGGCCACGGCCTATGACAGCACCCGCCTGGTGCACGGCGAGGGCGTTTCGATCGGCATGGTTCTCGCGCATGAGTTTTCGGCGCGCATGAACCTTGCGAGCCCAGATGATGCGAGGCGTGTCGAAAAGCATCTGAAAGAGGTCGGCCTGCCAACGCGCATGTCCGATATTCCGGGCTCCCTTCCGCCGGCTGAAAAGCTGCTCGACGCGATGGCGCAGGACAAGAAGGTGAAGAACGGCAAGTTCACCTTCATCCTGACGCACGGCATTGGCCAGTCCTTCATCGCCGATGACGTCCCGGCTTCAGAAGTGTTGAGTTTTCTCAAGGAAAAGCAGCCGAAATGA
- a CDS encoding shikimate kinase: protein MSDPVLKVGDSLKDRARAALGSRNLILVGLMGAGKSSVGRIVAHQLGVPFIDSDVEIERVSRMTISELFAAYGEEEFRALETRVMKRLLKSGPRVISTGGGAFVNEQTRKHIKKSGLSVWLKADLDVLWERVNKRDTRPLLKTENPKQTLKNLMNARYPIYAEADITVLSRDVRKEIMADEVLKAMIEAQTESAVS, encoded by the coding sequence ATGAGTGACCCAGTTCTGAAAGTGGGAGACAGCCTGAAAGACAGAGCTCGTGCCGCGCTCGGGTCCCGCAATCTGATCCTGGTTGGCCTCATGGGGGCTGGCAAATCCTCCGTCGGCCGTATCGTCGCCCATCAGCTAGGCGTTCCCTTCATCGACAGCGACGTGGAGATCGAGCGCGTCTCGCGGATGACGATCTCGGAGCTTTTCGCAGCTTACGGCGAAGAGGAGTTCCGCGCGCTGGAAACGCGCGTGATGAAGCGGCTGCTGAAGAGTGGTCCGCGCGTGATTTCCACCGGCGGCGGCGCTTTTGTCAATGAGCAGACGCGCAAGCACATCAAGAAGAGCGGCCTCTCCGTATGGCTGAAGGCCGATCTCGATGTGCTGTGGGAGCGGGTCAACAAGCGCGATACGCGCCCCCTCCTGAAGACCGAAAATCCGAAGCAAACGCTCAAAAACCTGATGAACGCGCGGTACCCGATTTATGCCGAAGCCGACATCACCGTGCTGTCGCGCGATGTGCGCAAGGAAATCATGGCCGACGAAGTCCTGAAAGCCATGATCGAAGCCCAAACCGAAAGTGCCGTTTCATGA